In the Deinococcus planocerae genome, AGTTGTGGTTCTCGGTGCTGTGCCCCATCCACCAGACGCTGCTGGTGGACATTTGCCCGCGCTGTGGCCGCCGCCCCGGCAATTACCGTTCCGACGCGGGGGGGATGCCTCGTTACGCCACCCGCCCGGTACAACTGGGGGTCTGCCTGAATCCACCCGCGCCCGGTCTGGGTGGGGAGGGACGGTCCTCCGTCCCTTGCGGGCATGTGCTGGTGGACACGCCCGCCCTGGACCTTTCGGACGCCCCCCACCTGTTGCAAGCCCAGGAAACAGTGCTCGCCGCGCTGCGTGCCAGGGAGGGAGTGTTTCTCGGTGAACAGCTCCGGGCACTCGACGCCTTCAATCATCTGCGGTCGCTGACGGCACTGCTGCTGCACGTGGCGCAGCCGGAAGACCTGGGAAGTCTGCCTCCAGGGCTCCTGGCTGCCTTTCAGGAGCACGCTCGCGAGCGTGACCTGACGCGCACCCGGGAACAGGGACGGCGAGGCACCTCCATTCACCCGTACAAGGCCCCACCCGCGACCCTGCGTCTCACGGCCGCAGTGCTGCCGCTGGCCACGGAGATTTTAAAGCAGGGCAGCGCCGAGGCCCTGGATGCGCTGCTTATCCCCGTCTTGCGACGCGCTCAGGACGTGAAAGGCGGCCACGTGCGACAGTTGGCCGACTACTTCCACATCGAGGGTCCGCTGCTGTCGGCCTTCGACCGTAGGTTGGCGGGAACCGCGTCGTTCGAGCGGCGACTGGGAAGACGTGCCCTGGTCGGCTCCCTGGTGACCTATCCGTTCACCCCGGCCGAGGTGCCGCAATTGCTATGGGAGGGCGAGTACCAGGCCCACTTCGCTCCCCTCTTCGCCGCATCGACCCTCTCTATCTCGTTCGCCCGGCGAGTGTGCAGCATGGCCCTGGTGCGGCTGTGCGGCCCGTACACCTGGGCCCAGGCCGCCGACGCCCTGTCGCTCCCCGCCTCGCACGCCACTGGAGTGGCAAACAGAGCCATGGGCCTGCTAGCCGTCGGTGGACACGACGCCCCCTTCAGGGAGGCGCTGCACGCCCTGGCACAGCGGCTCTCCCTGGCACCACACCGGGTGAACTACCGCGTCAGACGCGAGCGTCTGGCCACCTTTCATACGCTGTCAACAGCGGACTGGCATACGTTGGCGGGATCGGCTGGACTGCTGGGTGTGAAGGACGCAGCCCGGAGGCGCAACGCGGCGGCCTGGGTCTGGGCGCAGGTAACGAGCGGAGATGCGGGTCTGTCGCCGGCCCTCAACCAGAGTGGGGAACACCGGGCGTCCCGGATGGAGATGTACCGGCGGTTCTGCCAGCAGGACCTTCCTACTCTCCGGGCAGGTCTGATGAGCCTGGTACGGGTGCTGGAAGTTCAGCCATGACGAGGAGGATGGAGATTCACGTCGTCGGATCGTCCGGGTCCAGTTGCACAACGAGTTCTCGAGCCCTGAACTCGTCCGGCCCAGCCGCCGCCACGAACACCCGCATGAGCAGGTGCGACCGTGGACCGAAGGCGCTGCACAGGACGAGTCCCTCCTGGGGTGGGGAGCCCGGTCTCGAGACGGTGGATTCCCGGTAGACCTGAAGCGCTGATTGTGTGGGTAACCAGTGAGCGCCGATCACCGGCGGTGTGAAGAACCACAGGCCCAGTGGATTTGATAGTCCCGGGACGTGTTGTGCCTCGCGGTACCCGGCCCTCCAACCCTCGAGAAACGAGAAACTGCCGGTCCAGGGTTGGGAGGACAGATGGTGAATCACCACATAGTGTCCCAGGCGCTCACCCATGATGACGCCAGCCGGGACCACGGGGTAAGTCTCGACCTGACCCCGGCTCTTTCTCACCAGCTGGTACCACTGCTCGATGGCCGCGGCTGTCACGAAGGCGTGACTCGTCCGATCCATCAGCGATCCGCCCCGTGTCCGGGAGGAGGGCCGGCTCAAGGAAGCCCCACGATCTGCCGTAGGCGTTCGGGGAACACCTGATCGCTTGGCAAGCAGATGAGGGGCTCTCCCTTCCCGGCGTCTCCCTGGAAGTAGGCGCGGCTGTGGAAACGGCTGTCCTCCCAGCCCACGACCAGCAGGATGTTCCGGTCGTCGAAGAGCCCAAGCCTGACGCCTCGCGTAAACCAGCGTAGGTCTCGCTCCTCCGACCGGAGCTGACCGTCCGGATGAGCCAGCCAGTTCCCGACCCAGTCCACCCGGCCACCCAGGACCTCGAACAGCGCTTCGCTCCAGCCGAGGGTGAAGCGTGCATCCACCTCGAGCACCCGTCGGGACCGGCCCTCCTCGTACCACCCGGGCACTCCTGCTGAACTTGCCAGGAGCACATGCAGGCGCTCGTCATCGTGGTAGCCGAACAGGAGGCCTCCCCGGACCCGGGCAGGGGAGGAGAGCTGCCGCCTCAGGAAGGTAGTGACGTTGCCCAAAAGGACTACTTCCCCGAGTGCCTCGGCCTCCCCGAGGGGTGGAGCCGACGGTCCGGATGGCCTCCAGAACTCCCTGTGTTGCGCTCTCATGTCCTTGCCCTCCATTGGCTGGGGCCGCGCCTGCAACCCAGCACTCCGAGGTGACGACCGGAGGGGCTCACCGGGCTTCCCTCCAGCCTGCCCATCGGTGTGGAATCTCCAGGTGCTCGGCGACCGCCATGGACACGGCGACAAGTCGGTTCTCCCGTACGGTACCGCGCACGTGGAGCGCGGGTGCTCCTGGGGGTGGTTGCAACCTTACTCGGTCCGTCTGAAAAACAACCTGAAAAGGTGTTGTTCTAGCGCGCTCCGGGTACACCGTGAGCCGATTCTCCGCGCCATGGGTCAGGCCCAAGGCAGACCAGTAGGTGCCCGTGTCCTCGTCGAGAGGAGCGTCATGTTCACGAATCCGGTACAGGTGGAGAGGCTCGACCAGATAACCCTCCAGGTCCGTTCTGAAATGGAGGGTCGCCCGGTGTGAGCCCCGGAGTCCCGGGCCAAGTCTAAGGACTTCCGCGCTCGCTCTTGCCCGGTGACGAGAGCCGTCCTGGAAAACGACATCCACGTACACACCTGTGCCTGAATCTTCGACCCGGAGGTCCGCAAGGAGAAAGGCGTGAAATCCCTTGGGCGTTTTTGGGGAGGTGAGGGCTGCTGTATCTGTGATCAAGAAGACTCCCGAAAGCGAGAAACCACCGGCACCGTCCCCTCGTGGACGGTGGATCGGTGGTCAAGGTGCTGGGTAGGAGTAGGGCGAATTAGGCGCCAGGAGACGCCCCACGAGTATAGCCGAAGATGACGCATATATGCCGTAGCCTGCCGTTGCTGCTGCTGCGAGCGTGTCGCTATGGCCACTGAAGGCAGACGTGGCGTAGGAACCGGGCTAAAGGGAGACCAATCAGCTTCGAGAACGCCGATCTCCGCCGACTTTGGCCGTCAGATCAGAGAAAGCAGAGTGCGGCAGGGCATCTCACAGGAGGAGTTAGCCGCTCGGGCACAATTGGACCGTACGTTCGTCGGACGTGTCGAGCGTGGGGAATTTCGGATCACGCTTGAAAACGCGGATGCACTGGCGCAGGCGTGCGGAGAAGTTCTGTGGGAGGTGTTGAAGCTCTGTGCCGAAGAGTGCGTCGACGAGGTGGTAGAGCCGTGAACAAGGTCGCTCCTCGTCGTATCACTGCTTTGGGTGGCTACCAGAAGGTGCGCCACGGTATTAGGATTACTTCGATCAAGGCTCGGACGATTCGCAGCGATTCTCCCAGCGGGGAGTCGCTGATCCGCAACCTCTCACCGCTCCCGACCTGGCACGACGAGGTCACCGAGCAGGTCAGCCAGCGCAACGGGAAGCAGCCGCGCCGCGTGGTAACGCTCGAGCCGCACCTGACCATGAAGGGGATGCAGGCCCGCCGCGATGCCGCTGTTACCGAACTGGAGCGGCAGCGCTGGGACATCCTTTGCCGCCTGGCATACACGCTTGACCTCATGGAGGTGACGCGGCAGGTGGGGGTCAGCGACCAGACCGACCGGGCTCTGGTGCGGCGCTACAACGAGGTCGACCCAGACGCGGTGGCACACGGCAACCAGGGCCGGGTGACAGAGAACCACCGCCTCCTGACCAGGGAGCAGGAGGCGGCGTTGCAGGCCTGGCTGGCCCGGGGGTGAGTAAGCAACGCCGAGTTGGCGGCCTGGATGGCTGAGCGTTGGGGGAGGATGCCCGACGCGACGTCCCTGTGGATCTACCGACGCGGTTGCGGTAGCCACTCGCGTGAGGGGCGGAAGGCTGAGTGAGGGGACTCGACGACAGCCGACCGTCGGTGGTAGACTCGCTTCGAGAAATTGCGTGAGGGGCGGTCTCTTTGGTGAGCCGCCCCGGAATGTCGTCGAGGTGAGGATGGGGATGTTGGTCAAAGCGAAGGCGATGGGGCCGGGACGGCTCAGAGTACCAACTTCGCTCGATCCCAAGGCCATCGTCGGCGATGCTCGCGCAGTTGGGCGGAAGGTGGAGAAGGGCAAGGTCGATCTGATCGTGACGTCGCCGCCCTACTGGCTCAAGCGCGACTATGGGCATGAGCAGCAGCTGGGGCAGGAGCGCAGAGCCAGCGAGTTCGTGGATACATTGGTGGATGTGGTCGACTCGTGGCGGCCCCTGCTGCGACCCCATGGATCGCTCTTCATCAACCTCGGCGACTCGGTTCGCGATGGTGTCATGGTCGGGATTACCACCATGTTTGAGTCGGCGATGGTGGGGCGCGGCTGGTCGGTGAGTTCCCGCATCCTCTGGGCCAAGACCCACGGTCTGCCAGATCCGCATGGCCGGCTGCCCCAGAGGTACGAGTTCATCTTCCAGTTCAGCCAGGGGCGGCCCTTCGTGGATGCCTTCGCCTACGGGCAGGAGTTCGACCTGTCCGAAGGCAACATCTGGAACATCCGCGCAGAGCTGAACCGCAGCGAGCATGTCGCGCCTTTTCCCAGGGAGCTACCGCGTCGAGCGATCCTGCTGGCCTGTCCTGAGCGGGTGTGTGCGGCTTGCGGGAAGCCGCTGGCTCGGCAGCTGGAGCGCGGCCTTACGCTTAACTCAGATCGCAAGCAGTCAGTGAAGGCCATGGAGCGCTGGACGGCGAGTGGGTTGACGGACGCGCATCTGCGGGCGATCAGGGCGACTGGCATCTGCGATGCGGGCAAGGCGCGCAAGGTGCAGAACGGAGCAGGCGGTAACACCAAGGAAGTCGCCCGTCTGGCCGAAGAGGCGAAGGCAGCCCTCGGTGGCTATTTCAGGGAATTCACCTTCGCCCTCCAGGAGCAGGTCGGTTGGCAGCCCTGTAGCTGCGGTGAACCCGTAGACTCTTACGTTCCCGGCCTCGTCCTCGACCCCTTCATGGGGACGGGAACGACCTTGAGGGTGGCCCGGGAACTGGGCAGGCGCAGCATGGGGATTGACCTGAAACCGATGATGCTGGCAGAAGCATAAAACTGGCGCTGGCGCACCGATTGCGCTGCCTATACTTGGAAGGCGATGCCCCGACTCAAGAAGTCTGCCATGTCCGCATTCCTCCGCAGCGGCTGCGAGCGCCAGTTGCGCCTGTCGCTCTATCCAGGGGCTGAGCAGAAGAGCCTTGAAGCCCATCATGGTGTGGCGGCCCCACCCAAGCCCTACCGCCGCCAGCAGTCGGCGGGCCTCCTGCAACAGGCGGGCTACGAATGGCAGGACGACAAGGTGGCCGAGTTGACCGCCGCCTTCGGGGCTGCGGCCGTGCTAGTGAAGCCGAAGAAAAACAACCTGCCGCAGCCCTTCCCGCTGCGGGAGGCGCTCGAACACTTACAGCCCCACCAGTTCGTGATCGAGGCGCAGATCTCGATTCCGGACAGCTTCCTGCAAGCGTTCAACCTGGTTGGCCTGGTGGATGAGTACGGCCTGCCGCTCCT is a window encoding:
- a CDS encoding DNA-methyltransferase, with the translated sequence MLVKAKAMGPGRLRVPTSLDPKAIVGDARAVGRKVEKGKVDLIVTSPPYWLKRDYGHEQQLGQERRASEFVDTLVDVVDSWRPLLRPHGSLFINLGDSVRDGVMVGITTMFESAMVGRGWSVSSRILWAKTHGLPDPHGRLPQRYEFIFQFSQGRPFVDAFAYGQEFDLSEGNIWNIRAELNRSEHVAPFPRELPRRAILLACPERVCAACGKPLARQLERGLTLNSDRKQSVKAMERWTASGLTDAHLRAIRATGICDAGKARKVQNGAGGNTKEVARLAEEAKAALGGYFREFTFALQEQVGWQPCSCGEPVDSYVPGLVLDPFMGTGTTLRVARELGRRSMGIDLKPMMLAEA
- a CDS encoding TniQ family protein, whose product is MTGGLLRPLPSRPWPLGADGPEAFASYVERSGALQLLPVAVSTLLTRSGVISEDRQGALPSGYGVDLTDAQVASFARVHDLPETVVRGMLLRRYDGVAFELSGLDVTDARSVRRVAHREWANFTGSAYCPGCLAHQAAWKLEWKLWFSVLCPIHQTLLVDICPRCGRRPGNYRSDAGGMPRYATRPVQLGVCLNPPAPGLGGEGRSSVPCGHVLVDTPALDLSDAPHLLQAQETVLAALRAREGVFLGEQLRALDAFNHLRSLTALLLHVAQPEDLGSLPPGLLAAFQEHARERDLTRTREQGRRGTSIHPYKAPPATLRLTAAVLPLATEILKQGSAEALDALLIPVLRRAQDVKGGHVRQLADYFHIEGPLLSAFDRRLAGTASFERRLGRRALVGSLVTYPFTPAEVPQLLWEGEYQAHFAPLFAASTLSISFARRVCSMALVRLCGPYTWAQAADALSLPASHATGVANRAMGLLAVGGHDAPFREALHALAQRLSLAPHRVNYRVRRERLATFHTLSTADWHTLAGSAGLLGVKDAARRRNAAAWVWAQVTSGDAGLSPALNQSGEHRASRMEMYRRFCQQDLPTLRAGLMSLVRVLEVQP
- a CDS encoding helix-turn-helix domain-containing protein — translated: MATEGRRGVGTGLKGDQSASRTPISADFGRQIRESRVRQGISQEELAARAQLDRTFVGRVERGEFRITLENADALAQACGEVLWEVLKLCAEECVDEVVEP